A single region of the Coregonus clupeaformis isolate EN_2021a chromosome 16, ASM2061545v1, whole genome shotgun sequence genome encodes:
- the dab2ipa gene encoding disabled homolog 2-interacting protein isoform X2, with the protein MPRLKESRSHESLLSPSSAVEALDLSMEDEVLIKPVHSSILGQDYCFEVTTSTGTKCFSCRSSAERDKWMENLRRAVHPNKDNSRRVENLLKLWIIEAKDLPAKKRYFCELCLDDTLYARTTCKLKTDNVFWGEHFEFNNLPAIKSVTVHLYKETDKKKKKDKNSYVGLVNIPAGAVTGRQFVEKWYSVSTPNPNKGKTPGPMIRLKSRYQSMSILPMESYKEFAEYITNNYMLLCSILEPGLSVKNKEEMASALVHILQSTGKAKDFLTDLMMSEVDRCGENEHLIFRENTLATKAIEEYLKLVGQKYLQDALGEFIKALYESDENCEVDPGKCSSGDLPENQSNLKMCCELAFCKIIDSYRVFPRELKEVFASWRQQCSSRGRPDISERLISASLFLRFLCPAVMSPSLFNLMQEYPDDRTARTLTLIAKVTQNLANFTKFGNKEEYMSFMNQFLEHEWTNMQRFLLEISNPETISNTAGFEGYIDLGHELSSLHSLLAEDVSQLDQSTASKLGPLARILWDVNSALTNPSGVQVSTPTERMGSPPLPLPLPLASCSLSTGLPLHKMVMDSELSGLVDFTRLPSPTPENKDLFFVTRNSGIQQSPARSSSYSEANEAEVQLPNSSKSLSMVDLQDSRSLESTPGPASPSDMLFNDSQFPVTPGPGGWATRTPQGIIPTPGPGPTLRRTGQTPNTPSTESSTPGPGRPSQLLAPLSFQNPVYQMATGMTISVSPRGPLADSGSDGHSSVSSQGNNTEDTPKHPGVFLTQGVAVSSGGGSSSEFTTRRQLSLGEHQPNVPRQNSAGPQRRIDQPPTPVTRGRTPPNMLQTAYPGPRPSSGSIMSSSPDWGPSGGNRLRQQSSFSKGDSPETKQRTLHKVPSPVNPNALDRTAAWLLNMNVQYLDQEGVDPDTKHREDLRNKEELTQTEKYQQEIAILQDKLCQSAKKLEEYECHLNGQDEQTQTMLLEYQARLEDTEERLRRQQDDKELQMKSIITRLMSVEEELKKDHSDMQSIVDSKQKIIEAQEKHIASLDAANARLMSALTQLKERYSMQTRNGISPTNPTKLQITENGEFRNSSNC; encoded by the exons ATGCCGAGGCTGAAGGAATCGCGGTCTCACGAGTCGTTGCTCAGCCCCAGCAGTGCAGTAGAAGCTTTAGATCTCAGCATGGAGGATGAGGTGTTGATCAAACCGGTGCACAGCAGCATCCTGGGCCAGGACTACTGCTTCGAG GTAACCACTTCCACTGGAACCAAATGCTTTTCGTGCCGGTCATCTGCCGAGAGGGACAAATGGATGGAGAACTTAAGGAGAGCTGTACATCCAAACAAG GACAACAGTCGGCGTGTGGAGAACCTTCTAAAATTGTGGATTATTGAGGCCAAGGACCTTCCAGCCAAGAAAAGGTATTTCTGTGAGTTGTGTCTGGATGACACACTTTACGCACGGACTACCTGCAAACTGAAAACAGACAATGTGTTCTGGGGAGAGCACTTTGAGTTCAACAACTTACCTGCCATCAAAAGTGTCACCGTCCACCTGTACAAGGAGACGGACAAAAAGAAAAAGAAGGACAAGAACAGCTATGTGGGCCTGGTCAACATTCCCGCCGGCGCCGTCACGGGACGCCAGTTTGTGGAGAAGTGGTACTCTGTGAGCACGCCCAACCCGAACAAAGGGAAAACTCCCGGACCTATGATTCGGCTCAAGTCGCGGTACCAGAGCATGAGTATCCTGCCCATGGAGTCATATAAGGAGTTTGCAGAGTACATCACCAATAACTACATGCTACTGTGCTCCATCCTGGAGCCTGGCCTCAGTGTGAAGAACAAGGAGGAGATGGCCAGTGCCCTGGTGCACATCCTACAGAGCACTGGCAAGGCTAAG GACTTCCTGACTGACCTGATGATGTCAGAAGTGGATCGTTGTGGGGAGAACGAGCACCTGATCTTCAGGGAGAACACGCTGGCCACCAAAGCCATTGAAGAGTACCTTAAACTGGTGGGGCAGAAGTATCTGCAGGACGCACTAG gaGAGTTCATCAAAGCCCTGTACGAGTCAGACGAGAACTGCGAGGTAGACCCGGGGAAGTGTTCCTCAGGAGACCTCCCTGAGAACCAGAGCAACCTGAAGATGTGCTGTGAGCTGGCCTTCTGCAAGATCATCGACTCCTACCG TGTTTTCCCGCGGGAACTGAAGGAGGTGTTTGCCTCGTGGAGGCAGCAGTGCAGCAGTCGGGGCCGGCCGGACATCAGCGAGCGTCTGATCAGCGCCTCTCTGTTCCTGCGCTTCCTGTGTCCAGCCGTTATGTCACCGTCACTCTTCAACCTGATGCAGGAGTACCCCGACGACCGCACCGCACGCACCCTCACGCTCATCGCCAAGGTCACGCAGAACCTCGCCAACTTCACCAA GTTTGGTAACAAGGAGGAGTACATGTCCTTTATGAACCAGTTCCTGGAGCACGAGTGGACCAACATGCAGCGCTTCCTGCTGGAGATCTCCAACCCAGAGACCATCTCCAACACGGCAGGGTTCGAGGGTTACATTGACCTGGGCCACGAGCTCTCCTCCCTGCACTCCCTGCTGGCCGAGGACGTCTCTCAGCTGGACCAG AGCACAGCCTCTAAGTTGGGTCCCTTGGCCCGTATACTGTGGGACGTGAACTCAGCGCTGACCAACCCATCTGGGGTACAGGTGTCCACCCCTACAGAGCGCATGGGCTCtcccccccttcccctccccctcccattGGCAAGCTGCAGCCTCTCCACCGGCCTACCTCTTCACAAGATGGTCATGGACAGCGAGCTCTCTGG GTTGGTTGATTTTACAAGGCTGCCGTCGCCAACCCCAGAGAACAAGGATTTATTCTTTGTGACGAGGAACTCTGGCATCCAGCAGTCTCCAGCCAGAAGCTCCAGCTACTCGGAGGCCAACGAGGCTGAGGTACAGCTCCCCAACAGCAGCAAGAGTCTGTCCATGGTAGACCTGCAGGACAGCCGCAGCCTGGAGAGTACCCCTGGCCCTGCCTCCCCCAGCGACATGCTCTTCAACGACAGCCAGTTCCCAGTCACCCCTGGGCCTGGGGGCTGGGCCACCCGCACCCCTCAGGGCATCATACCCACTCCCGGCCCCGGGCCCACTCTGAGGAGGACAGGCCAGACCCCCAACACCCCCAGCACAGAGAGCAGCACCCCAGGCCCAGGGAGGCCCTCACAGCTCCTGGCCCCACTCTCCTTCCAGAACCCTGTTTACCAGATGGCCACGGGGATGACCATAAGCGTTTCCCCGCGGGGTCCCCTGGCCGACTCGGGCTCCGATGGCCACAGCTCCGTCAGCTCTCAGGGCAACAACACAGAGGACACCCCCAAGCACCCGGGGGTCTTCCTCACCCAGGGGGTGGCGGTCAGTAGCGGAGGAGGCAGCAGCAGTGAGTTCACCACCCGCCGCCAGCTGTCCCTCGGGGAGCACCAGCCCAACGTGCCGCGGCAGAACAGCGCCGGCCCCCAGCGCAGGATAGACCAGCCCCCTACGCCCGTCACCAGGGGCAGGACGCCGCCCAACATGCTCCAGACAGCCTACCCTGGGCCGCGGCCCTCCAGCGGCAGCATTATGTCATCATCCCCCGACTGGGGGCCCAGTGGCGGCAACCGTCTGAGACAGCAGTCGTCCTTTTCCAAAGGGGACAGTCCTGAGACCAAGCAGCGCACCCTGCACAAA GTGCCCTCCCCTGTGAACCCCAATGCCCTGGACCGCACTGCTGCTTGGCTGTTGAATATGAATGTGCAGTATTTAGACCAAGAGGGAGTTGACCCAGATACCAAGCACAGGGAAGACCTCCGAAACAAAGAGGAGCTCACCCAGACTGAAAAG TACCAGCAGGAAATCGCCATCCTGCAGGACAAGCTGTGTCAGTCAGCCAAGAAGCTGGAGGAGTATGAGTGTCACCTTAACGGCCAGGACGAGCAGACCCAGACGATGCTGCTGGAGTACCAGGCGCGCCTGGAGGACACGGAGGAGCGCCTGCGCCGGCAGCAGGACGACAAGGAGCTCCAGATGAAGAGCATCATCACCAG GCTGATGTCTGTTGAGGAGGAACTGAAGAAAGATCATTCAGATATGCAGTCGATAGTGGACTCAAAACAGAAGATCATTGAAGCCCAG GAGAAACACATCGCGTCTCTGGACGCGGCCAACGCCCGCCTGATGAGCGCTCTGACCCAGCTGAAGGAGCGCTACAGCATGCAGACCCGTAACGGCATCTCCCCTACCAACCCCACCAAGCTCCAGATCACGGAGAACGGAGAGTTCAGGAACAGCAGCAACtgctag
- the dab2ipa gene encoding disabled homolog 2-interacting protein isoform X3 produces the protein MPGSALDKSPSMEPATSTPFKVTGFLSRRLKGSIKRTKSQPKLDRNSSFRNILPGFKTADNDRSHLMPRLKESRSHESLLSPSSAVEALDLSMEDEVLIKPVHSSILGQDYCFEVTTSTGTKCFSCRSSAERDKWMENLRRAVHPNKDNSRRVENLLKLWIIEAKDLPAKKRYFCELCLDDTLYARTTCKLKTDNVFWGEHFEFNNLPAIKSVTVHLYKETDKKKKKDKNSYVGLVNIPAGAVTGRQFVEKWYSVSTPNPNKGKTPGPMIRLKSRYQSMSILPMESYKEFAEYITNNYMLLCSILEPGLSVKNKEEMASALVHILQSTGKAKDFLTDLMMSEVDRCGENEHLIFRENTLATKAIEEYLKLVGQKYLQDALGEFIKALYESDENCEVDPGKCSSGDLPENQSNLKMCCELAFCKIIDSYRVFPRELKEVFASWRQQCSSRGRPDISERLISASLFLRFLCPAVMSPSLFNLMQEYPDDRTARTLTLIAKVTQNLANFTKFGNKEEYMSFMNQFLEHEWTNMQRFLLEISNPETISNTAGFEGYIDLGHELSSLHSLLAEDVSQLDQSTASKLGPLARILWDVNSALTNPSGVQVSTPTERMGSPPLPLPLPLASCSLSTGLPLHKMVMDSELSGLVDFTRLPSPTPENKDLFFVTRNSGIQQSPARSSSYSEANEAEVQLPNSSKSLSMVDLQDSRSLESTPGPASPSDMLFNDSQFPVTPGPGGWATRTPQGIIPTPGPGPTLRRTGQTPNTPSTESSTPGPGRPSQLLAPLSFQNPVYQMATGMTISVSPRGPLADSGSDGHSSVSSQGNNTEDTPKHPGVFLTQGVAVSSGGGSSSEFTTRRQLSLGEHQPNVPRQNSAGPQRRIDQPPTPVTRGRTPPNMLQTAYPGPRPSSGSIMSSSPDWGPSGGNRLRQQSSFSKGDSPETKQRTLHKVPSPVNPNALDRTAAWLLNMNVQYLDQEGVDPDTKHREDLRNKEELTQTEKYQQEIAILQDKLCQSAKKLEEYECHLNGQDEQTQTMLLEYQARLEDTEERLRRQQDDKELQMKSIITRLMSVEEELKKDHSDMQSIVDSKQKIIEAQEKHIASLDAANARLMSALTQLKERYSMQTRNGISPTNPTKLQITENGEFRNSSNC, from the exons ATCCCATCTGATGCCGAGGCTGAAGGAATCGCGGTCTCACGAGTCGTTGCTCAGCCCCAGCAGTGCAGTAGAAGCTTTAGATCTCAGCATGGAGGATGAGGTGTTGATCAAACCGGTGCACAGCAGCATCCTGGGCCAGGACTACTGCTTCGAG GTAACCACTTCCACTGGAACCAAATGCTTTTCGTGCCGGTCATCTGCCGAGAGGGACAAATGGATGGAGAACTTAAGGAGAGCTGTACATCCAAACAAG GACAACAGTCGGCGTGTGGAGAACCTTCTAAAATTGTGGATTATTGAGGCCAAGGACCTTCCAGCCAAGAAAAGGTATTTCTGTGAGTTGTGTCTGGATGACACACTTTACGCACGGACTACCTGCAAACTGAAAACAGACAATGTGTTCTGGGGAGAGCACTTTGAGTTCAACAACTTACCTGCCATCAAAAGTGTCACCGTCCACCTGTACAAGGAGACGGACAAAAAGAAAAAGAAGGACAAGAACAGCTATGTGGGCCTGGTCAACATTCCCGCCGGCGCCGTCACGGGACGCCAGTTTGTGGAGAAGTGGTACTCTGTGAGCACGCCCAACCCGAACAAAGGGAAAACTCCCGGACCTATGATTCGGCTCAAGTCGCGGTACCAGAGCATGAGTATCCTGCCCATGGAGTCATATAAGGAGTTTGCAGAGTACATCACCAATAACTACATGCTACTGTGCTCCATCCTGGAGCCTGGCCTCAGTGTGAAGAACAAGGAGGAGATGGCCAGTGCCCTGGTGCACATCCTACAGAGCACTGGCAAGGCTAAG GACTTCCTGACTGACCTGATGATGTCAGAAGTGGATCGTTGTGGGGAGAACGAGCACCTGATCTTCAGGGAGAACACGCTGGCCACCAAAGCCATTGAAGAGTACCTTAAACTGGTGGGGCAGAAGTATCTGCAGGACGCACTAG gaGAGTTCATCAAAGCCCTGTACGAGTCAGACGAGAACTGCGAGGTAGACCCGGGGAAGTGTTCCTCAGGAGACCTCCCTGAGAACCAGAGCAACCTGAAGATGTGCTGTGAGCTGGCCTTCTGCAAGATCATCGACTCCTACCG TGTTTTCCCGCGGGAACTGAAGGAGGTGTTTGCCTCGTGGAGGCAGCAGTGCAGCAGTCGGGGCCGGCCGGACATCAGCGAGCGTCTGATCAGCGCCTCTCTGTTCCTGCGCTTCCTGTGTCCAGCCGTTATGTCACCGTCACTCTTCAACCTGATGCAGGAGTACCCCGACGACCGCACCGCACGCACCCTCACGCTCATCGCCAAGGTCACGCAGAACCTCGCCAACTTCACCAA GTTTGGTAACAAGGAGGAGTACATGTCCTTTATGAACCAGTTCCTGGAGCACGAGTGGACCAACATGCAGCGCTTCCTGCTGGAGATCTCCAACCCAGAGACCATCTCCAACACGGCAGGGTTCGAGGGTTACATTGACCTGGGCCACGAGCTCTCCTCCCTGCACTCCCTGCTGGCCGAGGACGTCTCTCAGCTGGACCAG AGCACAGCCTCTAAGTTGGGTCCCTTGGCCCGTATACTGTGGGACGTGAACTCAGCGCTGACCAACCCATCTGGGGTACAGGTGTCCACCCCTACAGAGCGCATGGGCTCtcccccccttcccctccccctcccattGGCAAGCTGCAGCCTCTCCACCGGCCTACCTCTTCACAAGATGGTCATGGACAGCGAGCTCTCTGG GTTGGTTGATTTTACAAGGCTGCCGTCGCCAACCCCAGAGAACAAGGATTTATTCTTTGTGACGAGGAACTCTGGCATCCAGCAGTCTCCAGCCAGAAGCTCCAGCTACTCGGAGGCCAACGAGGCTGAGGTACAGCTCCCCAACAGCAGCAAGAGTCTGTCCATGGTAGACCTGCAGGACAGCCGCAGCCTGGAGAGTACCCCTGGCCCTGCCTCCCCCAGCGACATGCTCTTCAACGACAGCCAGTTCCCAGTCACCCCTGGGCCTGGGGGCTGGGCCACCCGCACCCCTCAGGGCATCATACCCACTCCCGGCCCCGGGCCCACTCTGAGGAGGACAGGCCAGACCCCCAACACCCCCAGCACAGAGAGCAGCACCCCAGGCCCAGGGAGGCCCTCACAGCTCCTGGCCCCACTCTCCTTCCAGAACCCTGTTTACCAGATGGCCACGGGGATGACCATAAGCGTTTCCCCGCGGGGTCCCCTGGCCGACTCGGGCTCCGATGGCCACAGCTCCGTCAGCTCTCAGGGCAACAACACAGAGGACACCCCCAAGCACCCGGGGGTCTTCCTCACCCAGGGGGTGGCGGTCAGTAGCGGAGGAGGCAGCAGCAGTGAGTTCACCACCCGCCGCCAGCTGTCCCTCGGGGAGCACCAGCCCAACGTGCCGCGGCAGAACAGCGCCGGCCCCCAGCGCAGGATAGACCAGCCCCCTACGCCCGTCACCAGGGGCAGGACGCCGCCCAACATGCTCCAGACAGCCTACCCTGGGCCGCGGCCCTCCAGCGGCAGCATTATGTCATCATCCCCCGACTGGGGGCCCAGTGGCGGCAACCGTCTGAGACAGCAGTCGTCCTTTTCCAAAGGGGACAGTCCTGAGACCAAGCAGCGCACCCTGCACAAA GTGCCCTCCCCTGTGAACCCCAATGCCCTGGACCGCACTGCTGCTTGGCTGTTGAATATGAATGTGCAGTATTTAGACCAAGAGGGAGTTGACCCAGATACCAAGCACAGGGAAGACCTCCGAAACAAAGAGGAGCTCACCCAGACTGAAAAG TACCAGCAGGAAATCGCCATCCTGCAGGACAAGCTGTGTCAGTCAGCCAAGAAGCTGGAGGAGTATGAGTGTCACCTTAACGGCCAGGACGAGCAGACCCAGACGATGCTGCTGGAGTACCAGGCGCGCCTGGAGGACACGGAGGAGCGCCTGCGCCGGCAGCAGGACGACAAGGAGCTCCAGATGAAGAGCATCATCACCAG GCTGATGTCTGTTGAGGAGGAACTGAAGAAAGATCATTCAGATATGCAGTCGATAGTGGACTCAAAACAGAAGATCATTGAAGCCCAG GAGAAACACATCGCGTCTCTGGACGCGGCCAACGCCCGCCTGATGAGCGCTCTGACCCAGCTGAAGGAGCGCTACAGCATGCAGACCCGTAACGGCATCTCCCCTACCAACCCCACCAAGCTCCAGATCACGGAGAACGGAGAGTTCAGGAACAGCAGCAACtgctag
- the dab2ipa gene encoding disabled homolog 2-interacting protein isoform X1, giving the protein MELDNAAEPESYNELSPERVGRRRSMPGSALDKSPSMEPATSTPFKVTGFLSRRLKGSIKRTKSQPKLDRNSSFRNILPGFKTADNDRSHLMPRLKESRSHESLLSPSSAVEALDLSMEDEVLIKPVHSSILGQDYCFEVTTSTGTKCFSCRSSAERDKWMENLRRAVHPNKDNSRRVENLLKLWIIEAKDLPAKKRYFCELCLDDTLYARTTCKLKTDNVFWGEHFEFNNLPAIKSVTVHLYKETDKKKKKDKNSYVGLVNIPAGAVTGRQFVEKWYSVSTPNPNKGKTPGPMIRLKSRYQSMSILPMESYKEFAEYITNNYMLLCSILEPGLSVKNKEEMASALVHILQSTGKAKDFLTDLMMSEVDRCGENEHLIFRENTLATKAIEEYLKLVGQKYLQDALGEFIKALYESDENCEVDPGKCSSGDLPENQSNLKMCCELAFCKIIDSYRVFPRELKEVFASWRQQCSSRGRPDISERLISASLFLRFLCPAVMSPSLFNLMQEYPDDRTARTLTLIAKVTQNLANFTKFGNKEEYMSFMNQFLEHEWTNMQRFLLEISNPETISNTAGFEGYIDLGHELSSLHSLLAEDVSQLDQSTASKLGPLARILWDVNSALTNPSGVQVSTPTERMGSPPLPLPLPLASCSLSTGLPLHKMVMDSELSGLVDFTRLPSPTPENKDLFFVTRNSGIQQSPARSSSYSEANEAEVQLPNSSKSLSMVDLQDSRSLESTPGPASPSDMLFNDSQFPVTPGPGGWATRTPQGIIPTPGPGPTLRRTGQTPNTPSTESSTPGPGRPSQLLAPLSFQNPVYQMATGMTISVSPRGPLADSGSDGHSSVSSQGNNTEDTPKHPGVFLTQGVAVSSGGGSSSEFTTRRQLSLGEHQPNVPRQNSAGPQRRIDQPPTPVTRGRTPPNMLQTAYPGPRPSSGSIMSSSPDWGPSGGNRLRQQSSFSKGDSPETKQRTLHKVPSPVNPNALDRTAAWLLNMNVQYLDQEGVDPDTKHREDLRNKEELTQTEKYQQEIAILQDKLCQSAKKLEEYECHLNGQDEQTQTMLLEYQARLEDTEERLRRQQDDKELQMKSIITRLMSVEEELKKDHSDMQSIVDSKQKIIEAQEKHIASLDAANARLMSALTQLKERYSMQTRNGISPTNPTKLQITENGEFRNSSNC; this is encoded by the exons ATCCCATCTGATGCCGAGGCTGAAGGAATCGCGGTCTCACGAGTCGTTGCTCAGCCCCAGCAGTGCAGTAGAAGCTTTAGATCTCAGCATGGAGGATGAGGTGTTGATCAAACCGGTGCACAGCAGCATCCTGGGCCAGGACTACTGCTTCGAG GTAACCACTTCCACTGGAACCAAATGCTTTTCGTGCCGGTCATCTGCCGAGAGGGACAAATGGATGGAGAACTTAAGGAGAGCTGTACATCCAAACAAG GACAACAGTCGGCGTGTGGAGAACCTTCTAAAATTGTGGATTATTGAGGCCAAGGACCTTCCAGCCAAGAAAAGGTATTTCTGTGAGTTGTGTCTGGATGACACACTTTACGCACGGACTACCTGCAAACTGAAAACAGACAATGTGTTCTGGGGAGAGCACTTTGAGTTCAACAACTTACCTGCCATCAAAAGTGTCACCGTCCACCTGTACAAGGAGACGGACAAAAAGAAAAAGAAGGACAAGAACAGCTATGTGGGCCTGGTCAACATTCCCGCCGGCGCCGTCACGGGACGCCAGTTTGTGGAGAAGTGGTACTCTGTGAGCACGCCCAACCCGAACAAAGGGAAAACTCCCGGACCTATGATTCGGCTCAAGTCGCGGTACCAGAGCATGAGTATCCTGCCCATGGAGTCATATAAGGAGTTTGCAGAGTACATCACCAATAACTACATGCTACTGTGCTCCATCCTGGAGCCTGGCCTCAGTGTGAAGAACAAGGAGGAGATGGCCAGTGCCCTGGTGCACATCCTACAGAGCACTGGCAAGGCTAAG GACTTCCTGACTGACCTGATGATGTCAGAAGTGGATCGTTGTGGGGAGAACGAGCACCTGATCTTCAGGGAGAACACGCTGGCCACCAAAGCCATTGAAGAGTACCTTAAACTGGTGGGGCAGAAGTATCTGCAGGACGCACTAG gaGAGTTCATCAAAGCCCTGTACGAGTCAGACGAGAACTGCGAGGTAGACCCGGGGAAGTGTTCCTCAGGAGACCTCCCTGAGAACCAGAGCAACCTGAAGATGTGCTGTGAGCTGGCCTTCTGCAAGATCATCGACTCCTACCG TGTTTTCCCGCGGGAACTGAAGGAGGTGTTTGCCTCGTGGAGGCAGCAGTGCAGCAGTCGGGGCCGGCCGGACATCAGCGAGCGTCTGATCAGCGCCTCTCTGTTCCTGCGCTTCCTGTGTCCAGCCGTTATGTCACCGTCACTCTTCAACCTGATGCAGGAGTACCCCGACGACCGCACCGCACGCACCCTCACGCTCATCGCCAAGGTCACGCAGAACCTCGCCAACTTCACCAA GTTTGGTAACAAGGAGGAGTACATGTCCTTTATGAACCAGTTCCTGGAGCACGAGTGGACCAACATGCAGCGCTTCCTGCTGGAGATCTCCAACCCAGAGACCATCTCCAACACGGCAGGGTTCGAGGGTTACATTGACCTGGGCCACGAGCTCTCCTCCCTGCACTCCCTGCTGGCCGAGGACGTCTCTCAGCTGGACCAG AGCACAGCCTCTAAGTTGGGTCCCTTGGCCCGTATACTGTGGGACGTGAACTCAGCGCTGACCAACCCATCTGGGGTACAGGTGTCCACCCCTACAGAGCGCATGGGCTCtcccccccttcccctccccctcccattGGCAAGCTGCAGCCTCTCCACCGGCCTACCTCTTCACAAGATGGTCATGGACAGCGAGCTCTCTGG GTTGGTTGATTTTACAAGGCTGCCGTCGCCAACCCCAGAGAACAAGGATTTATTCTTTGTGACGAGGAACTCTGGCATCCAGCAGTCTCCAGCCAGAAGCTCCAGCTACTCGGAGGCCAACGAGGCTGAGGTACAGCTCCCCAACAGCAGCAAGAGTCTGTCCATGGTAGACCTGCAGGACAGCCGCAGCCTGGAGAGTACCCCTGGCCCTGCCTCCCCCAGCGACATGCTCTTCAACGACAGCCAGTTCCCAGTCACCCCTGGGCCTGGGGGCTGGGCCACCCGCACCCCTCAGGGCATCATACCCACTCCCGGCCCCGGGCCCACTCTGAGGAGGACAGGCCAGACCCCCAACACCCCCAGCACAGAGAGCAGCACCCCAGGCCCAGGGAGGCCCTCACAGCTCCTGGCCCCACTCTCCTTCCAGAACCCTGTTTACCAGATGGCCACGGGGATGACCATAAGCGTTTCCCCGCGGGGTCCCCTGGCCGACTCGGGCTCCGATGGCCACAGCTCCGTCAGCTCTCAGGGCAACAACACAGAGGACACCCCCAAGCACCCGGGGGTCTTCCTCACCCAGGGGGTGGCGGTCAGTAGCGGAGGAGGCAGCAGCAGTGAGTTCACCACCCGCCGCCAGCTGTCCCTCGGGGAGCACCAGCCCAACGTGCCGCGGCAGAACAGCGCCGGCCCCCAGCGCAGGATAGACCAGCCCCCTACGCCCGTCACCAGGGGCAGGACGCCGCCCAACATGCTCCAGACAGCCTACCCTGGGCCGCGGCCCTCCAGCGGCAGCATTATGTCATCATCCCCCGACTGGGGGCCCAGTGGCGGCAACCGTCTGAGACAGCAGTCGTCCTTTTCCAAAGGGGACAGTCCTGAGACCAAGCAGCGCACCCTGCACAAA GTGCCCTCCCCTGTGAACCCCAATGCCCTGGACCGCACTGCTGCTTGGCTGTTGAATATGAATGTGCAGTATTTAGACCAAGAGGGAGTTGACCCAGATACCAAGCACAGGGAAGACCTCCGAAACAAAGAGGAGCTCACCCAGACTGAAAAG TACCAGCAGGAAATCGCCATCCTGCAGGACAAGCTGTGTCAGTCAGCCAAGAAGCTGGAGGAGTATGAGTGTCACCTTAACGGCCAGGACGAGCAGACCCAGACGATGCTGCTGGAGTACCAGGCGCGCCTGGAGGACACGGAGGAGCGCCTGCGCCGGCAGCAGGACGACAAGGAGCTCCAGATGAAGAGCATCATCACCAG GCTGATGTCTGTTGAGGAGGAACTGAAGAAAGATCATTCAGATATGCAGTCGATAGTGGACTCAAAACAGAAGATCATTGAAGCCCAG GAGAAACACATCGCGTCTCTGGACGCGGCCAACGCCCGCCTGATGAGCGCTCTGACCCAGCTGAAGGAGCGCTACAGCATGCAGACCCGTAACGGCATCTCCCCTACCAACCCCACCAAGCTCCAGATCACGGAGAACGGAGAGTTCAGGAACAGCAGCAACtgctag